The following is a genomic window from Engystomops pustulosus chromosome 11, aEngPut4.maternal, whole genome shotgun sequence.
gggggcggcccgtcagacgatctgacggattcggactaagcgcagggcttaacattcaaatttgtgtcgcaagccatgcacttacatgcaccgggaagaagaaggtgaactccagcggacctgagcggggaagcgacacgtgcaggatatctggtacaggatctacgtggatcgcggcacagtgcatcatcgtcggggaacgcacctcgggatcGGGACTtggataggtaagtaaatgtgccccagtgtccgaCAGAAGGGTGTCACATGCcccaaggtgcacaaaaaaaaagttgatgtgctctgtcggggcagtgcagggagcgtcaGATCATGAATCTGGTCccctctgtacactacacaggtaaactgcacatagtttttagtaaatgtgcccctttgttttCTAATACAAAGTTCCTTACACTGGTACATAAGGAGTAAAGTCAGAGCTACCTGTACTTGCCAATATTGGCAGCTTGGATAGTGTATTTAAGAAGCtctttagctccctctagtggaatGAACATGTTGCCAGAATATTATCGTTTAAGGGTGCCCATACAAACTGCTACACCAAGCCTTACTTGCACATATACCGCCTATGTGACACTTCTATATGCAACTATAATAAATTGCATGTAATAAAAGAATTAGCATTGATCACATTGTAACCAGGTGGCACATGTTTGGATATTATGGGGTGAGGGTCATGAAATTGTATTTTGTATTCTGGAAAGTTTGTCTTGTCTAATCATAACAAATATTCTTCTCAAACTCCTGTCCGCGTTCATTTCATACATGGTCCCCTGCGGTGTCAGCAGATCAGTGATGGACAGCAGTGTATACTTGTACAAGATTTATAAAGTAACTGTTTACCATTGTCCTTTTCCATATCACAGTAGGGATTACAAATAGCAATCATGTCATTCTCTGCCGAGCAGCTAATCCTCAGCACTCCAGAGAAGAAAGGAGAAATAATTTCTTTATGGCATAAATTTGGTGCCAAAGATAAAGCatcatacaagcagtccccgggttacgtacaggatgttcttaagttgaatttgtatgtaagtcgaaatagtatattttatcattgtaacaccagacataattttttttggtctttgtcacaattggattttaaaaatgttgggttgtcataagaaccaggattaacagtaaatctttattgcagacaccttttatagctattatagctgtttattgtagtctaagactaaagtacagaaattaccaacatccagaggtctgtatgtaactaggggtcgtctgtaagtcaggtgttcttaagtaggagaccgcctgtactttaaCAATGGAGGAACTTTATCAGTAGTACATATGAGGGCAGTCTCATTAAATTTTCATAAATCTCTAGGTATGATGGGCACCTCCTGATTGGAGCACATAAACTCTAATAGATATTAATCTcctattaaaatccatcatgataaaccagggactcttactcctagatccaggtgctgtgactgtggtaatcttcttatatttgttatccatggccgccttccttctaaaatcaactttggaaattatgctaatgagtcagactaagggctctttcacattagcGTGATTTTcaaggatgcctcacaaagccattgttttcaatggacgTTTTCACATTGACTTGTATTTTTACTGATCTGTTGTCCTTGGAAAAAATAGAAATCTATGGAtccgcaaagaaaaaaaaaattaaaatctgtttttttcactgatgaggctgaaatatTAACGCCAATCTAAGAGAGCCCTTAGGCTCAGCCTGACTTAAATTACCAGACCGCTCCGTTTTCCTGTTGTACAGGCTGCTCCACTATCCAGGAGAATTTCCCCTTGTCCCACAATGCGAGATTACAGAAGGCagtgggaggggagacagtgtaacagtctgagaAGCTGAAGCACAGAAGTGCTCTTCTaacgtcccccagagcccttcagcctcattagcataacatttgcatacaaatttttagacggaaggaggccatggataacgaataAATGAAGGTTAACACAGCCACGTTGCctgaatctataagtaagtgttcctggtttatcaggctggaTTTTGATTTCCTAAATTTGGCCCTTCCCGTTATCAATGTCCATATTTGATAAAGCTCATTAACAAGATTAATGCAGCTGTGTGTATTAacataatacaataaaataaaataaaaattaataaaataaatgccgatttttattttttttttggtctgtaaAGAGACTGCAATGTAGACATCTCTTACCATCAAACCATAACATTGCTCATTCATACTGGTAGCTATTCTTAGGTAGCCCCTATGCTTAACAATACCCTGAAGAGATCAGCAGACAGTTATTCTTATCATTAGGTGTATAGCTGATTCATATCATACTGCAAAAAGTCAGTGTTTGCAAATCTCTATTGTTAACTATTCAGTGGCAGCTGCATTCAACAGGAGAGGCATACAGAAGGATGTGATCTACTGGACTGCTGCTTTAcctctttaaaaatgtaaaaccgTCTTCAAAAACAATTATATATGTGGAGCCAAAGCTGTTTTTGGGAAACAATACAGTCATACCATATAGCCacagcaaaatacaaaaaaaaatctgctttgaTTTATGTGTTTAATTAAGAAAGGTGCTGGTTGAGAATAAATTTACACCGGATTATATGAAAAATATAATGGATGTGATGGTCAACATTGGTTAATACCTGATCACATTGTTAGATCCTGACGTAAGATATCTGCTTGATTGAAACCAATATTTATACAATAATTGAAATTTGTCAAAAACATTCTCAATGGATAATATAGTATCTAATTGTTTTAGACCTGACAACCATAGTGATGAGTACCCCCCAATCCCATCAAATGTTATCATATTACATTGAACAAGATGGCAGAATACCAAGAGAAGTCCCTGAGCTTTACCAACAGATGATGAAAGGCAGGAGAGAGCCACATTGTCTTGTAGTTTCccttacgttttttttttctgtatactaGTATTTATCACGTTTGACATATGATGAACTGGTGTATTGATCTAATGATCTATCACTAGGAACTACCGGCCATGGGCAATCCGCTCACTAAGCTTGTGAGCTAAATACTGTCATGGTTGGTTAGAGATAATTAGTGTTACAAGCCTAATATAGTTTTGTAGTGTATTGGCCGTCTTCATCGGTCACAGTATGTGGATGACATTCTAAGGGTCCAGCAGAAGTAAATGGGGTAATTGTTTCCAGTGATATTTCTGCTTCACATTCAAACTGAACACTAACAGGTAATAGCAAGTTCTTATGACTCCGGGTTCCATGAGAATTGGATATCACCGAGACTTTATCAAAACAATGCCCTTCCATGTCCTCTTGGTCTTGAGTCACAACATTGGGCAGCTGTGAGCTATTGAAAGTGCCGGGGATATCTTTCTGAAAAGTAGTGTCGTGATGGTAAGATACTAACTCATTGCTGAAGTTGACAGCTTCAACGTTGGAGCTGGAACAGAATCTGTTACATCCCAATATGGTAGTAAAAGCTTTTCTAAAATCAGCATTAAATGCATAAATAACAGGGTTAAGGGATGAGTTTGCCCACCCAAACCACACAAATATGCTAAAGGTGGTTTCACTAACACATGGGGGTTCTGGATCAATATGCCCTGGAAGACCAATGTGGCAGAAAGGTACCATGCAGTTCAGAACAAAGAATGGTAGCCAGCAGAAGACAAATACCCCCATAATAATGGACAAGGTCTTCAGGACCTTGGTCTCTTTTCTAAAAGAAGTCTTGAGTGAGTTTTCATGGGGACAGTCAGGATGACAGCTCTGAGCGTGCTCTACAGCCCTTTCCAGAGAAGAGATCCTTCTTATCTGAGTCTGAGCAATCctatatattcttgtatatgtcCCAATCATAATGACCACCGGTATGTAGAAGCTGATTAGAGAAGAAGATATGGCATATGTCCTATTAAGGCTGGAATCACAGTTCTCGGTTTGGTTTGAAGCATTAATTTCTCCAACAATCCCTTGTGATTTATGCCAACTGAGCTGCACAGGAATGAATGATATTAGGATAGATAAGGTCCAGGCTACCCCAATCATGATGAAAGCCACTCTTTGTGTCATTTTTCTCTCATATCGGAAAGGACTTGCAATTGCCCAGTATCGGTCCAAGCTTATGATGCACAGGTTCAAGATGGAAGCTGTAGAGCACATTATGTCAAAGGCAATCCAGGTGTCAC
Proteins encoded in this region:
- the LOC140106224 gene encoding D(1C) dopamine receptor; this encodes MENLSIYNVTISVLNADLDVASKDLSLRALTGLLLSLLILSTLLGNTLVCLAVIKFRHLRSKVTNFFVISLAVSDLFVALLVMPWKAVTEVAGYWLFGNFCDTWIAFDIMCSTASILNLCIISLDRYWAIASPFRYERKMTQRVAFIMIGVAWTLSILISFIPVQLSWHKSQGIVGEINASNQTENCDSSLNRTYAISSSLISFYIPVVIMIGTYTRIYRIAQTQIRRISSLERAVEHAQSCHPDCPHENSLKTSFRKETKVLKTLSIIMGVFVFCWLPFFVLNCMVPFCHIGLPGHIDPEPPCVSETTFSIFVWFGWANSSLNPVIYAFNADFRKAFTTILGCNRFCSSSNVEAVNFSNELVSYHHDTTFQKDIPGTFNSSQLPNVVTQDQEDMEGHCFDKVSVISNSHGTRSHKNLLLPVSVQFECEAEISLETITPFTSAGPLECHPHTVTDEDGQYTTKLY